In one Lolium rigidum isolate FL_2022 chromosome 3, APGP_CSIRO_Lrig_0.1, whole genome shotgun sequence genomic region, the following are encoded:
- the LOC124698096 gene encoding myb-related protein P-like: MGRAPCCDKVGLKRGRWTAEEDDALANYIAEHGEGSWRSLPKNAGLLRCGKSCRLRWINYLRDGVKRGNISKEEDDLIVKLHATLGNRWSLIASHLPGRTDNEIKNYWNSHLSRQIHTFRRTYAAGNDTTVTIDITKLTAAGKRRGGRTPGQSPRSGTKNQQTEPAKTKTKDVVGSSPAVPAKAKDVVVSTSSASASPPQSDGARSVVVDPEQNQPSNGVSGSVSHSLSSDGPCSEDETWPLVMEPVDQTGLLEANSAVDQTGLWEANSSMNWDGETEMEALLSGGVVPEGPAQVDDLLDMDWEGLASDLWDAPAQNDVAQPAEPQAADSEELEWFVSWLLSDAS, encoded by the exons ATGGGGAGGGCGCCGTGCTGCGACAAGGTGGGGCTCAAGCGGGGGCGCtggacggcggaggaggacgacgcgcTCGCAAACTACATTGCCGAACACGGCGAGGGCTCATGGAGGTCACTGCCCAAGAATGCAG GGCTGCTGAGGTGCGGCAAGAGCTGCCGGCTACGGTGGATCAACTACCTGCGAGACGGGGTGAAGCGGGGGAACATCtccaaggaggaggacgacctcaTCGTCAAGCTCCACGCCACGCTTGGCAACAG GTGGTCGCTGATCGCCAGCCACCTGCCGGGTCGGACAGACAACGAGATCAAGAACTACTGGAACTCGCACCTGAGCCGGCAGATCCACACGTTCCGGAGGACGTACGCCGCCGGCAACGACACCACCGTGACCATCGACATCACCAAGCTCACCGCCGCCGGCaagcggcgcggcggccggaccCCCGGTCAGTCGCCAAGGAGCGGCACGAAGAACCAGCAAACAGAGCCCGCGAAGACGAAGACAAAGGACGTCGTCGGCTCCAGCCCGGCCGTGCCGGCGAAGGCGAAGGACGTCGTCGTCTCCACGTCGTCGGCATCAGCGAGCCCGCCCCAGAGCGACGGGGCGCGGAGCGTGGTGGTCGACCCGGAGCAGAACCAGCCCAGCAACGGCGTCAGTGGCAGCGTCAGCCATAGCCTCAGCTCGGACGGGCCGTGCAGCGAGGACGAGACGTGGCCCCTGGTAATGGAGCCAGTGGACCAGACTGGGCTGCTGGAGGCGAACAGCGCGGTTGACCAGACTGGGCTCTGGGAGGCGAACAGCTCCATGAACTGGGATGGGGAGACCGAGATGGAAGCCCTGCTGTCCGGCGGCGTCGTGCCCGAAGGCCCGGCTCAGGTGGACGACCTGCTGGACATGGACTGGGAGGGCCTCGCATCCGATCTATGGGACGCCCCAGCCCAGAATGATGTGGCCCAGCCCGCAGAGCCGCAGGCGGCCGACTCGGAGGAGCTCGAGTGGTTCGTCAGCTGGCTCCTGTCGGACGCGAGCTAA